One region of Rhodophyticola sp. CCM32 genomic DNA includes:
- a CDS encoding GNAT family N-acetyltransferase: protein MMPQNNNTYTFRKLTRADYPLIEIWLSQPHIGGWWGKAAAEIALMEEDIDNGPTDMRIVALDGHPFAFVQDYPAHHWPAPHFADLPADARAMDTFLGDPAFLGKGHARAYLRQRATDLMGTGTRAVAIDPDPTNTRAIVTYTAAGFDPVEERDCGDGDRVLVMLFRRQMARPAPPALLSSC from the coding sequence ATGATGCCGCAGAATAATAATACCTATACGTTCCGCAAGCTCACCCGCGCCGATTACCCGCTGATCGAAATCTGGCTCAGCCAGCCCCATATCGGCGGCTGGTGGGGCAAGGCCGCTGCCGAAATCGCGCTGATGGAGGAAGATATCGACAACGGCCCCACCGATATGCGGATTGTCGCGCTGGACGGGCATCCCTTTGCCTTTGTGCAGGATTACCCCGCCCATCACTGGCCCGCCCCGCATTTCGCCGATCTGCCCGCCGATGCCCGCGCCATGGATACCTTTCTGGGGGACCCTGCCTTCCTTGGCAAAGGCCATGCCCGGGCCTATCTCCGCCAACGCGCCACTGACCTGATGGGCACGGGCACACGGGCCGTCGCCATCGACCCGGACCCGACAAATACCCGGGCCATCGTCACCTATACCGCCGCAGGTTTCGACCCGGTGGAAGAACGCGATTGCGGCGATGGTGACCGGGTTCTGGTGATGCTGTTCCGACGACAGATGGCCAGACCGGCACCCCCCGCCCTGCTTTCTTCTTGTTGA
- the argF gene encoding ornithine carbamoyltransferase translates to MKHFLDINKTSPAELRQMIDQAGVMKTARGNRPKGMMDDDQPLAGHMVALIFEKPSTRTRVSFDVGVRQMGGQSMVLSGTDLQLGHGETIADTARVLSRYVDLIMLRTFEEDVLLEMADHASVPVINGLTNRTHPCQIMADVMTFEEHRGPIKGKKIVWTGDGNNVCSSFIHAAGQFGFDLTFTGPEPLDPEPGFIAEARAKGANIEIIRDPAQAVEGADLVVADTWVSMHDSQSTKERRHNQLRGYQVDDALMARARPGALFMHCLPAHREDEVTSAVMDGSQSVIFDEAENRLHAQKAILRWCLGV, encoded by the coding sequence ATGAAACATTTTCTCGACATCAACAAAACCAGCCCCGCCGAACTCAGACAGATGATCGACCAGGCGGGCGTCATGAAAACCGCCCGTGGCAACCGCCCCAAAGGCATGATGGATGATGACCAGCCCCTTGCCGGCCATATGGTCGCGCTGATCTTCGAAAAACCCTCGACCCGGACCCGGGTCAGCTTTGATGTGGGCGTGCGCCAGATGGGCGGGCAATCCATGGTCCTCTCGGGCACCGATCTGCAGCTTGGCCATGGCGAAACCATTGCCGATACCGCCCGCGTGCTGTCGCGCTATGTGGATCTGATCATGCTCAGAACCTTCGAGGAAGACGTGCTGCTGGAAATGGCAGACCACGCCAGCGTGCCGGTGATCAACGGGCTGACCAACCGCACCCATCCCTGCCAGATCATGGCCGATGTGATGACCTTCGAAGAACATCGCGGCCCGATCAAAGGCAAGAAAATCGTCTGGACCGGGGATGGCAACAATGTCTGTTCCAGTTTCATCCATGCCGCCGGGCAATTCGGCTTCGATCTGACCTTCACCGGGCCCGAACCCCTGGACCCGGAGCCGGGTTTCATTGCCGAGGCCCGCGCCAAAGGGGCCAATATCGAGATCATCCGTGACCCGGCCCAGGCCGTCGAAGGCGCCGATCTGGTGGTGGCCGACACCTGGGTGTCCATGCATGACAGCCAGTCAACCAAGGAACGCCGCCATAATCAGTTGCGCGGCTATCAGGTGGATGACGCGCTGATGGCCAGGGCCAGGCCCGGGGCGCTGTTCATGCATTGCCTGCCCGCCCATCGCGAGGATGAGGTGACAAGCGCTGTGATGGATGGCTCCCAGTCGGTGATTTTCGACGAGGCTGAAAACCGCCTTCATGCCCAAAAGGCCATTCTGCGCTGGTGCCTGGGCGTGTGA
- a CDS encoding DMT family transporter yields the protein MLLATVFIAATTLLAKALGTDTLGPALHPFQVSHGRFLFAWVAVVSAVVVLRPRFTRPDMRVHIARTLCGWAGVSLLFAAAAAIPLSDATAISFLSPVFGMILAIPLLGERVGPWRWLAAAIALTGAMLLIRPGSTTMQAGAFLALGAALFTGLEIILIKRLSGREKLLQVLLINNTLGMILSSLAVIAVWQPPTVAQWGALVSLGLIMACAQICFFSALRQADASFITPFSYLTLVFAALYDRLIFNVIPDGISLAGAAIIIGGAALLVWRETVHRRP from the coding sequence ATGCTTCTGGCCACGGTGTTCATTGCCGCGACCACACTTCTGGCCAAAGCGCTCGGCACCGATACGCTTGGGCCTGCGCTGCACCCGTTTCAGGTCAGCCATGGCCGGTTTCTTTTTGCCTGGGTTGCGGTTGTCAGCGCTGTTGTGGTTCTGCGCCCGCGCTTTACCCGGCCGGATATGCGCGTTCACATTGCCCGCACCTTATGCGGATGGGCCGGGGTCAGCCTGCTTTTCGCTGCCGCTGCCGCAATCCCGCTCAGCGATGCGACCGCGATCAGCTTTCTAAGCCCGGTCTTCGGCATGATTCTGGCGATCCCGCTGCTTGGCGAACGGGTTGGCCCCTGGCGCTGGCTGGCTGCCGCGATTGCCCTGACCGGCGCGATGCTGCTGATCCGCCCGGGCAGCACGACCATGCAGGCGGGCGCGTTTCTGGCCCTTGGCGCCGCCCTGTTCACCGGGTTGGAGATCATTCTGATCAAACGCCTCTCGGGGCGCGAAAAACTGCTGCAGGTTCTGCTGATCAACAATACGCTTGGTATGATCCTGTCCAGCCTCGCAGTGATCGCTGTCTGGCAACCGCCAACTGTCGCACAATGGGGCGCTCTGGTCAGTCTGGGCCTGATCATGGCCTGTGCGCAGATCTGCTTTTTCAGCGCCCTGCGACAGGCGGATGCAAGTTTCATCACCCCGTTTTCATATCTGACTCTGGTTTTCGCCGCCCTCTATGACCGGTTGATTTTCAACGTCATACCTGACGGGATCAGCCTGGCAGGTGCAGCCATTATCATCGGCGGCGCGGCCCTTCTGGTCTGGCGCGAAACCGTGCATCGCCGCCCCTAA
- a CDS encoding serine hydrolase domain-containing protein, translated as MKTGLFGLMMGVVMTGTAWADDLQSLADGLVTHDLIPGAVVGLAEAERLDWAVAGLRIAGRDEPVATGDLWHLGSLTKSMTAMVAARLVERGLIGWDDSAGEVLGQDDLPGSAATLEMLLTHRSGIAANPGRWGMMTLPRNWTETDHHADRQTLVEEVLTWPLAETPGTYLYSNMGYVVAGQMLATRAGTSWEALIIAELFEPLGLDSAGFGPPGYAAPDTQPWGHRRGFGGRLRPADPATGPDNPPVFGPAGSVHMNAGDMLAYLRAHLLRDDRYLSAESWDRLHIPPEGADYAMGWLELEPGRLAHNGSNTFWLAMAWLDFEVGRALFVAANSGFLEQISPALTEAGLTAAALP; from the coding sequence ATGAAAACGGGTTTGTTCGGTCTGATGATGGGGGTTGTGATGACAGGCACAGCATGGGCAGATGACCTGCAAAGCCTGGCAGATGGGTTGGTCACCCACGATCTGATCCCCGGTGCAGTTGTCGGGCTGGCCGAGGCAGAACGGCTGGACTGGGCTGTGGCGGGTCTGCGCATCGCGGGTCGGGATGAACCGGTTGCGACCGGGGATCTCTGGCATCTGGGATCCCTGACAAAATCAATGACAGCGATGGTGGCCGCGCGGCTGGTCGAACGGGGGCTGATTGGCTGGGATGACAGCGCGGGCGAGGTTCTGGGCCAGGACGACCTGCCGGGCAGTGCGGCGACACTGGAGATGCTTCTGACTCATCGCTCCGGCATCGCGGCCAATCCGGGGCGGTGGGGGATGATGACCCTGCCCCGGAACTGGACAGAGACCGATCATCATGCCGACCGCCAGACGTTGGTCGAGGAGGTTTTGACCTGGCCCTTGGCCGAAACACCGGGAACGTATCTTTATTCAAATATGGGCTATGTCGTGGCAGGGCAGATGCTGGCCACGCGCGCAGGGACAAGCTGGGAGGCGTTGATCATCGCCGAGCTGTTTGAACCTCTGGGCCTGGACAGCGCGGGCTTCGGCCCGCCAGGATACGCAGCGCCAGACACGCAACCATGGGGGCATCGCCGGGGGTTCGGGGGGCGGCTTCGGCCCGCTGACCCGGCGACAGGGCCGGATAATCCGCCGGTTTTTGGCCCTGCGGGATCGGTTCATATGAACGCCGGGGACATGCTTGCATATCTTCGCGCGCATCTGCTGCGCGATGACCGCTATCTGAGCGCGGAAAGCTGGGATCGGTTGCATATACCCCCCGAGGGCGCGGATTATGCCATGGGATGGCTTGAATTGGAGCCGGGCCGATTGGCACATAACGGGTCGAACACCTTCTGGCTGGCGATGGCATGGCTTGATTTTGAAGTGGGAAGGGCCCTGTTCGTGGCGGCGAACTCAGGGTTTCTGGAGCAGATTTCTCCGGCTTTGACTGAGGCAGGACTGACGGCAGCGGCGTTGCCTTAG
- a CDS encoding ABC transporter permease has translation MMTAEGFGGQTGMGVRRFGRVNWLGLYTLAKREVMRFVVVWTQTLLAPLVTAGLFILIFSLAIGGQRGDVMGVSFLHFIAPGILMMTVIQNAFANTSSSIVIGKVQGNIVDTLMPPLSPLELVLGYIIGGVLRGLLVALAVTVIMFPVIGLGVAHPLWALVFVILGSAFLGALGIVAAIIAQRFDQIAAITNFIVVPLSFLSGTFYSIAALPGWLNSITHWNPVFYLIDGVRYGVLGVSDSTPWLGLGVASGATLAVMALAWRWFKTGYRLKS, from the coding sequence ATGATGACAGCAGAGGGTTTTGGTGGCCAAACCGGCATGGGCGTGCGTCGCTTTGGCCGGGTCAACTGGCTGGGTCTCTACACGCTGGCCAAGCGCGAAGTGATGCGTTTTGTCGTGGTCTGGACCCAGACGCTGCTCGCGCCTCTGGTCACGGCGGGGCTGTTCATTCTGATCTTCTCGCTGGCCATTGGCGGGCAGCGCGGCGATGTGATGGGGGTCAGCTTTCTGCATTTCATTGCACCGGGCATCCTGATGATGACCGTTATCCAGAACGCATTCGCCAATACTTCATCGTCGATTGTCATCGGCAAGGTACAGGGCAATATCGTGGATACATTGATGCCGCCGCTCAGCCCGCTGGAACTGGTTCTGGGCTATATCATCGGCGGGGTCTTGCGCGGCCTGCTGGTGGCGCTGGCGGTGACGGTCATCATGTTCCCGGTCATCGGTCTGGGCGTGGCGCATCCGCTCTGGGCACTGGTCTTTGTGATCCTTGGCAGCGCGTTTCTGGGCGCCCTGGGCATTGTCGCGGCCATTATCGCACAGCGGTTTGACCAGATTGCCGCGATCACGAATTTCATTGTTGTCCCGCTCAGCTTTCTGTCGGGCACATTCTATTCCATTGCGGCCCTGCCGGGCTGGTTGAATAGCATTACCCACTGGAACCCGGTTTTCTATCTGATCGACGGGGTGCGTTACGGTGTTCTGGGCGTATCTGACAGTACGCCATGGCTGGGTCTGGGGGTTGCGTCGGGGGCGACACTGGCGGTGATGGCGCTGGCATGGCGGTGGTTCAAAACCGGGTATCGGCTGAAATCATGA
- a CDS encoding GcrA family cell cycle regulator, with the protein MSWTDERVEILKKMWGEGQSASQIAKELGGVTRNAVIGKVHRLGLSNRATSGAAAKSAPAKEAAKPAAKAAPATPKAAPKTEPARAETAPARANNVTPLRKPIVPAGQPLPPQPSANEISPEALAKVNEVEKHAKRINLMELTERTCKWPIGDPATDDFYFCGLPVQQGKPYCEAHVGVAFQPMSSRRDRRR; encoded by the coding sequence ATGTCCTGGACCGACGAGCGCGTCGAGATACTCAAGAAGATGTGGGGCGAAGGTCAATCGGCCTCCCAGATCGCCAAGGAACTGGGCGGCGTCACGCGCAATGCGGTGATCGGCAAGGTGCATCGTCTGGGTCTGTCAAACCGGGCCACCAGTGGTGCGGCGGCAAAATCCGCCCCCGCGAAAGAGGCTGCGAAACCGGCCGCCAAAGCCGCCCCGGCCACGCCGAAAGCGGCCCCCAAGACTGAACCGGCCCGTGCCGAAACCGCGCCTGCGCGCGCGAACAACGTCACGCCGCTGCGCAAACCGATCGTGCCCGCAGGCCAGCCGCTGCCGCCGCAACCCTCGGCCAATGAGATCAGCCCCGAGGCGCTGGCCAAGGTCAATGAGGTTGAGAAACACGCCAAGCGCATCAACCTGATGGAACTGACCGAGCGGACCTGCAAATGGCCCATCGGCGATCCGGCCACGGATGATTTCTATTTCTGCGGCCTGCCGGTGCAACAGGGCAAACCCTATTGCGAGGCCCATGTGGGCGTGGCCTTCCAGCCGATGAGCAGCAGACGGGACCGGCGGCGGTAG
- a CDS encoding transglycosylase SLT domain-containing protein, whose translation MIRCIAILTLLILLTACGRSSAPDASVPGLYPNETPAIRALINENAARYDVPPALIHRVIQRESDYRPEARNGPYYGMMQILPATARTMGHQGPASELLDPDTNLRYGVRYLRGAWLLSDGDFDTAVGWYARGYYYEARNRCMLVETGLLDREIRRDCR comes from the coding sequence ATGATACGTTGCATCGCCATCCTGACGCTTCTGATTTTGCTGACTGCCTGTGGCCGGTCCTCTGCCCCGGACGCATCTGTGCCCGGGCTTTACCCGAATGAGACGCCGGCCATCCGCGCTTTGATCAATGAGAATGCCGCGCGCTATGATGTGCCGCCGGCGCTGATCCACCGGGTGATCCAGCGGGAAAGCGATTATCGCCCGGAGGCGCGCAATGGTCCCTATTACGGGATGATGCAGATATTGCCCGCCACCGCGCGGACCATGGGCCATCAGGGCCCGGCCTCCGAATTGCTCGATCCTGATACCAATCTGCGCTACGGGGTGCGGTATCTGCGTGGCGCCTGGCTTTTGTCAGACGGGGATTTCGATACCGCCGTGGGCTGGTATGCGCGCGGTTATTACTATGAGGCGCGCAACCGCTGCATGCTGGTGGAAACCGGGCTGCTGGATCGGGAAATCCGGCGGGATTGCCGGTAG